The Pedobacter mucosus genome window below encodes:
- a CDS encoding Gfo/Idh/MocA family protein: MQRRVFLKRSSFLAAGLLSINRLNATELGSTPVRIGIIGCGDRGKGIIHILKGMPDKFRVSAVCDFLDFRLVQARKIMTGTHWKAYSAYEEMLKAGNLDAVVVAVPLNMHYPIALEVIKKGFHLYLEKTMTYTINEALDLVKIMKARKEQILQVGHQYRYSPLYFRVKEMVSKGYLGKVTQVDCRWDRNGNWRKDVPDKGLERAVNWRMYKAYSGGLVAELLSHQIDFINWLFDTHPDEFSATGGIDVYQDGRETFDNVQVMLRYSRLGLIGNFGAMCGNSHDGYLFKIKGTLGTVSLLVDRGLFYPEKHAFINKETVDGVTGASRIVWEKDGGNPILPQPTQDGTVYAFEDFHKKIVEKSLPGSNVLTGARTAISVHLANQALYSKKTVFWKDEFDV; this comes from the coding sequence ATGCAAAGAAGAGTGTTTTTAAAACGCAGCAGTTTTCTCGCTGCAGGGCTTTTAAGTATAAACAGGCTAAACGCAACTGAGCTTGGTTCGACTCCTGTCCGCATCGGGATTATTGGGTGCGGAGATAGGGGAAAAGGAATCATTCATATCTTAAAGGGGATGCCTGATAAGTTCCGGGTCTCCGCTGTTTGTGATTTTCTGGATTTTCGTCTTGTCCAGGCCCGGAAAATCATGACCGGCACTCACTGGAAAGCATATAGTGCATATGAAGAAATGTTAAAAGCGGGAAATCTGGATGCAGTTGTAGTTGCGGTGCCTCTAAATATGCATTATCCCATAGCCCTAGAAGTTATTAAAAAAGGTTTTCACCTGTACTTGGAAAAAACAATGACTTATACTATCAATGAGGCACTTGACCTGGTAAAAATAATGAAAGCTAGGAAAGAACAAATACTTCAGGTTGGACATCAGTACCGGTATTCTCCATTATATTTTCGGGTAAAAGAAATGGTAAGCAAAGGATACCTTGGTAAGGTGACTCAGGTCGACTGCCGGTGGGATCGCAACGGCAACTGGAGAAAAGATGTCCCAGACAAAGGACTCGAACGGGCGGTTAACTGGCGTATGTATAAAGCTTACTCAGGTGGTCTGGTCGCCGAGTTACTCTCACATCAGATCGACTTTATAAACTGGTTGTTCGATACGCATCCTGATGAGTTTTCTGCAACAGGAGGTATTGATGTATATCAGGACGGAAGAGAAACTTTTGATAATGTCCAGGTCATGCTTCGCTATTCCCGTCTGGGGCTGATCGGCAACTTTGGAGCGATGTGCGGCAATTCACATGATGGTTATCTGTTTAAAATAAAGGGTACATTAGGAACAGTATCCTTGCTAGTTGACCGTGGGCTATTCTATCCTGAAAAACATGCATTTATCAATAAGGAGACAGTAGACGGAGTAACAGGTGCAAGCCGGATTGTCTGGGAAAAGGACGGGGGCAATCCCATTTTGCCGCAACCTACCCAAGACGGCACGGTATATGCTTTTGAGGATTTTCACAAAAAAATCGTAGAAAAATCCCTTCCCGGCAGCAATGTACTTACTGGTGCAAGAACAGCCATAAGTGTACATCTCGCAAACCAGGCTCTTTACAGCAAAAAAACGGTCTTTTGGAAGGATGAATTTGATGTTTAA